In Pseudomonas oryzihabitans, the DNA window GATCAGCTCGGCGTTACCCAGGGGCGTCACCACCGGCGTCAGGGGCGCACGCTCGGCCAGGCGCCTCAGGGTGGCCAGGTCCATATGATCGTAATGGCTGTGGCTGATAAAGATCAGATCCACCGGCGGTAGATCATCCAGGGCCACGCCAGGCGCGTGGAAGCGCTTGGGGCCGACGGAGCTGAAGGGGCTGACCCGCTCCGACCAGACCGGATCGGTGAGGATGTTGAGGCCCTGGTGCTGGATCAGCAGGGTGGCATGATTGACGAAGGTCACCTGCAGTTCGCCGCCCTCGACACGGGCTGGCGGGCGCATCGGCATGGCGGGACCGTCTTGCCAGGTCCACTGGGGGCGTGTCCGGGTGAGCTGCCACTTGAGCAGTGTCCAGAGACTCTTGTCCTCGCGCGGCGCCAGGTTATGGAAGCGCTCGCCGTCGAAATGCTCGGAGCGCGGGCCTTCATAGGCGGACGAGGCGCAACCGGCCAGGGTGAGCAGGTGGATCAGCCACAGCGGACGAAAGATGCGCATGGGACCTCGGACGAATAGACTAGGCGATCCAGCTTACCCTTTGGCTAGCCGCCGTCGATCCCCATGTCGCGAAATCCTCGCTTCACCCCCGGCCCCCGGCCTCGCCGTCAGGCCAAGGCGCCCCCGGCCACGCCGCGGCTGCTGCTGCTCAACAAGCCCTTCGATGTGCTCACCCAGTTCGCCGATGCCGACGGCCGCGCGACCCTGAAGGCCTTCGTCGAGGTGCCAGGCGTCTATCCCGCGGGCCGTCTGGATCGTGACAGCGAAGGTCTGCTGCTGCTCACCAACGATGGCCAGCTGCAGGCGCGCATCGCCGATCCCAGGCACAAGCTGCCCAAGACCTATTGGGCACAGGTGGAGGGCACGCCTAGCGAAGAGCAGTTGCAGCGGCTGCGCCAGGGCGTCGAACTCAATGATGGTCCCACCCTGCCAGCCGAGGCGCACCTGCTGGCCGAAGCGCCGGTGCTCTGGGAGCGCGATCCGCCGGTGCGTTTTCGCAAGAGCGTGCCGACCGCCTGGATCGAGCTGACCATTCGCGAAGGTCGCAATCGTCAGGTGCGCCGCATGACGGCCGCCGTGGGCCTGCCGACGCTACGGCTGGTACGGGTGCGTATCGGGCCCTGGACGCTGGACGATCTGGCGCCGGGTCAGTGGCGCGAGGTGCCCACGTCCCTGTAGCGCTGGACGTCAGTCCTGGTGCTGGCTGGCGGCGTCCTGCAGATCGCCGGCGATGTCGGCGAGGCGGCGGCTGATGTCTTTCAGCACGTGCGGGTCTAGGTCCCGTGGTGCTTGGCCTGGTTCGGTCAGGAGCTGATTGGCCAGCAGGGTGCTCAGGGCCCCGACCTCGGTCGCCTGGTGACGCAGGTCGTGGGTATGCTGGACGGCGGCGTCGCGCAGGAGATTGGTGCTGTGGGTCAGTCGGCCCAGTTCGTCGTCACGGCCACCGGGCAGGCGCTCGCCGAAGCGCCCGCGCGCCAGCAGGCCCAGTTGCCGAGCACAGGCCACCAGTGGATCGACCAGGCGACGCTCCACCAGCCGTACCCCCAGGAACAGCAGGCCACTGCCACAAAGCAGCAGCGCCAGGCCGGCGAGCAGGATGTCGCGTTGCGCCTCGGCGCGGATGGCGGCGATCTGCTCGGCGGTGCGCCCGTGCAGGTCGTCTACCAGGGCCGCGAAGCCCTCGGCCGTCTCACGATCGATACCCCGCACCTCGGCATCACCCCGCCGCGGATCGCGATCATGGGCGAGATAGGCGGCGTATCCGGCGCGATAGCGCTCGCCCAGGCGACCATGCTGGGCGCGCAGGGCCAGCAGCCGGGGCTGGAGATCGGGGTCGACGCGGGTGGCCAGCTGTTGCAGGCGCTGGTCGACCTCCGCCTCGCGGGTCTGGAAGGCCTGCCAGTAGCGCTCGGCGGTCGCGGCATCGCCGCCGCGCAGAAGGAAGTTCTTCCACTCCTGCACCTGGATCTTGAAGGTCAGGTGGGTGTCGTCGATCTCTACCAGTCGCTCCAGCGGGCCTTCGATCAGCTGCTGGTAGCGATGCAACTCGCGCGAGAGCAGGGCGAAGCCGGCCAGGGCGATCAGCAACATCAGCAGCAGACTGCCGCCGAACAGGAGCAGGCTCTGACTGCGGAGCGAGCGGGCGAAGGGCATGGGAGATCTCGACAGGGAACGCAGACCCGCAGCTTAGGGCGCTCGCTCGGCGAAGACCAGCCTCAGGTCGAGACCAGGAGCTGAGCCGCGACGGCAAACATCACCAGGGCCACCAGCAGGTCGATCAGCCGCCATACCCCCGGGCGGGCCAGGTAGGGTGCGGCCCAGGCGGCGCCCAGGGCGAGGCCGAAGAACCACAGCATGGAAGCGGTGGCGGCGCCGAACACATAGGCCAGGGGCGCGGCCTGCTGGCTGCCCAGGGAGCCTACCAGCAGCACCGTGTCCAGGTAGACGTGGGGATTGAGGAGGGAGACCGCGGCGGCGGCGAGCAGCGCCTGACGCCGGCTACGTGGGCTCGTGGTCTCCAGCTTGTCGATGGCCGCCGGCCGCCAGGCCCGCCGCAGCGCCTGGGCGCCGTACCAGAGCAGAAAGGCCGCGCCACCCCAGCGCAGGATGTCCACCAGCAACGGGCTGTGCTGGATCAGCGCGGCCAGGCCCAGCACGCCGGCGGCCACCAGGATCACGTCACAGGTCAGGCAGAAGGCGGCGATGGCCAGGTGGTGCTCGCGGCGCAGTCCCTGGGCCAGCAGATAGGTGTTCTGGGCACCGAGCGCCATGATGAGGCTGGCCATGGTCAGGAGGCCGGTGAAATAGCTGTTCATTACGGGGGGATGCCCTGTCGTCCTGGAATGGCTGCTACCTTGCCGTCTCCAGGCGTATAAGAAAAACCAATATTCCTTATGCAGCATTAGCCAGATCGATGATCGATTACAAATTGCTGGAAGCCCTGGCCGTGGTGGTGGAAGAGGGTGGCTTCGAACGCGCCGCGCGGCGCCTGGGGCTGTCGCAGTCGGCGGTGTCCCAGCGCATCAAATTGCTCGAAGCCAGGGTCGGCCAGGCGGTGCTGGTCCGCGAGACACCGCCCCAGCCCACCGCGCCAGGCCTGCGCCTGCTCCGTCATATCCAGCAGGTGCGCCTGCTGGAGGCCGATCTCGGCAGTGAGGTACCGGGGCTGGCCGAGGAGGCGCCGCAGCGGCTGCGCATCGCCCTCAATGCCGACAGCCTGGCCAACTGGTGGCCTGCGGCGGTGGGGCCCTGGGTGAGGGGGCAGCGCGTGCTGCTGGATCTGGTGGTCGAGGACCAGGACGTGGTGCTGCGTCGGATGAGAGCCGGGGAGGTGGCGGCCTGTCTCTGCGCCAGCGGTCAGCCACTGGCCGGGGCCCGGGTCAGCGCCCTGGGCGCCATGCGCTATCGGGCCCTGGCCAGCCCGCTGTTCCGCGCGCAGCAGCTGGCCGATCTGCCGGATCCTCAGGCCCTGGCGCAGGCACCGGCCATCGTGTTCGGGCCGGACGACCGGCTGCAGCATCGCTATCTGGAACAGCTCGGCGTCATCCAGTCCTTCGATTACCACCTCTGTCCTTCCGCCGAGGGCTTTCTGCAGATGACCCTGAGCGGGATCGGCTGGGGGCTGCTGCCGGATATCCAGAGCGCCACCGCCCGCGCCAGCGGCGCCCTGGTGGATCTGGCGCCCGGCCATTGGGTGGACGTGCCGCTGTTCTGGCATCACTGGCGCAACGGCGGAACCGCCCTGCAGGCCCTGACCCGGCATCTGCAGCAGGTTGCCGGCCAGTGGCTGGTGCGCGACTAGCGGCGTCCACGCGACGCTTTGGTTACACTGGTTGATCGGTCGCCACCGCCGTGACCGAGGTCTTTTCAGGGAATCCCAGCGATATGCGTATCTTGATCACCGGTGCCAGCGAGGCGCTCGGTGCAGGCCTGGCCTGCGATCTGCTCGACCGCGGCCAACTGGTGCGGGTGCACGGCCGCCCGGGGGCGACCCTGGATGCCCTGGTCGAGCGTGGCGCCGAGTACCGTCCCGCCCTGCTCGACCAGCCCGAGCAGGTGGTGGCGCTGTGCGACGACATCGACGCCATCGCCCACTGCACCGACGTGGCGGGTGTGCCCAGCGCAGCCGATCTGGACCATGGCCAGGTGCTGATCGAAGCCGCCCTGCAGCAGCAGGTCGCGCAATTCCTCTATGTTTCCTCCGCCCGGGTCTACGAGCGCGGGGGCGAGGCCCTCAAGGAAGACCAGGTGCCAGCCAAACCCAAGGGCAGCGAGGCCCAACGGCGGCTGCAACTGGAGCGCCTGGTGCTGGCCGCCGGCGAATTCGGTCCTCAGGTGACGGTGTTACGGCCAGCCCAGGTGCTGGGTCTGGCCGACCGCGAGTGGGCACGCTGGTTGCTGGAAAGAGCCAAGGCCAAACAGCTGGCGCGCACCGGCAATGGCCTCAATCGCTGGGACTTCACCAGCGCCGGCAACTTGCGCCAGGCCCTGGTGACCCTGCTGCTGGCGCAGCCGGTCACGGCCAATGGCAAGGTCTTCAATCTCAGCGATGGCGAGCCGCTGGTGTGCTGGGATGCGATCAACTTCCTGCTGCGGCGTTTCGAGTTGCCGCCGGTGGCCGAGCAGCACGCCTTCGCACCTCGCCGGCTCTATGCGCGGCTGCGGACACCGCGCCATGACTCGCGCTGGCCCGAGTTGCTGGACAGGCCCTTCACCCTGGACATTCGCGCCGCCCAGGAGGCCTTCGGCTATCGCCCACGAGCCAGCTCCTGGAGTGCCCTGGAAGATTACCGGCCGCGTGCGCCTGTGGCTCGCAGTGGCCCGGTTTAGCGAGAACCAACTGGCCGTAAAGGTATGGCATGCTGGCGCTTTGCTATCGACGCAGACTGCGTTTCGGCGCACGCTCCCGGGGCGAATCCGCGCGCGGGCTGCCTCGCGTCGGCGCTGACGGCCGTTATACTGGCCGCGATTTCGTCTTTCCGCCTTTGCTCACAGGTCTGCCATGCGCAACGATCTTCTCGATGAAATGGATAACGTCCCGAGTCTGACCCCGGAGCGCGACGATCGCCGTCCCGGTGGTCGTCGACCGGTCGAAGCCGAAGAGGTCTATCGCGAACCCGCTGCCGGTCACGCCCGCCCGGTGCGCCGTGGCCCTTCCACCGCGCCGCTGTGGGTGCTGGTCGCCGCCCTGACCCTGGCGCTGGCCGGCGTCGCCTGGTGGAGCCATCAGCAGCTGGTGCTGATGCAGGAACAGGTGGTGGCCACCCAGGAAAACTTCGCGCGCATCAGCGAAGACGCCCAGGGGCGGCTGAGAGACATCTCCGGCAAGCTGGTGGAGAGCGAATCCTCCGGCACTACCAGCCGCGAGGCCTTGCTGCTGCAGGTCAAGACGCTGCAGACTAAGGTCGCCGAGCTGACTCGCCAGCAGCAGGGCGTGACGGACAACCA includes these proteins:
- a CDS encoding chemotaxis protein; this encodes MPFARSLRSQSLLLFGGSLLLMLLIALAGFALLSRELHRYQQLIEGPLERLVEIDDTHLTFKIQVQEWKNFLLRGGDAATAERYWQAFQTREAEVDQRLQQLATRVDPDLQPRLLALRAQHGRLGERYRAGYAAYLAHDRDPRRGDAEVRGIDRETAEGFAALVDDLHGRTAEQIAAIRAEAQRDILLAGLALLLCGSGLLFLGVRLVERRLVDPLVACARQLGLLARGRFGERLPGGRDDELGRLTHSTNLLRDAAVQHTHDLRHQATEVGALSTLLANQLLTEPGQAPRDLDPHVLKDISRRLADIAGDLQDAASQHQD
- a CDS encoding NAD-dependent epimerase/dehydratase family protein, which codes for MRILITGASEALGAGLACDLLDRGQLVRVHGRPGATLDALVERGAEYRPALLDQPEQVVALCDDIDAIAHCTDVAGVPSAADLDHGQVLIEAALQQQVAQFLYVSSARVYERGGEALKEDQVPAKPKGSEAQRRLQLERLVLAAGEFGPQVTVLRPAQVLGLADREWARWLLERAKAKQLARTGNGLNRWDFTSAGNLRQALVTLLLAQPVTANGKVFNLSDGEPLVCWDAINFLLRRFELPPVAEQHAFAPRRLYARLRTPRHDSRWPELLDRPFTLDIRAAQEAFGYRPRASSWSALEDYRPRAPVARSGPV
- a CDS encoding pseudouridine synthase; the encoded protein is MSRNPRFTPGPRPRRQAKAPPATPRLLLLNKPFDVLTQFADADGRATLKAFVEVPGVYPAGRLDRDSEGLLLLTNDGQLQARIADPRHKLPKTYWAQVEGTPSEEQLQRLRQGVELNDGPTLPAEAHLLAEAPVLWERDPPVRFRKSVPTAWIELTIREGRNRQVRRMTAAVGLPTLRLVRVRIGPWTLDDLAPGQWREVPTSL
- a CDS encoding LysR family transcriptional regulator ArgP, which codes for MIDYKLLEALAVVVEEGGFERAARRLGLSQSAVSQRIKLLEARVGQAVLVRETPPQPTAPGLRLLRHIQQVRLLEADLGSEVPGLAEEAPQRLRIALNADSLANWWPAAVGPWVRGQRVLLDLVVEDQDVVLRRMRAGEVAACLCASGQPLAGARVSALGAMRYRALASPLFRAQQLADLPDPQALAQAPAIVFGPDDRLQHRYLEQLGVIQSFDYHLCPSAEGFLQMTLSGIGWGLLPDIQSATARASGALVDLAPGHWVDVPLFWHHWRNGGTALQALTRHLQQVAGQWLVRD
- a CDS encoding MBL fold metallo-hydrolase; the encoded protein is MRIFRPLWLIHLLTLAGCASSAYEGPRSEHFDGERFHNLAPREDKSLWTLLKWQLTRTRPQWTWQDGPAMPMRPPARVEGGELQVTFVNHATLLIQHQGLNILTDPVWSERVSPFSSVGPKRFHAPGVALDDLPPVDLIFISHSHYDHMDLATLRRLAERAPLTPVVTPLGNAELIRRETGFVTVSELDWWQSLPLKDGVRLHLVPGQHWSARSRFDTNRRLWGGFVLEAPSGPVYFAGDTGWGPHFAQIRERLGAPRFAALPIGAYEPRWFMQDSHLNPDDAVRAHQTLGAGSSLGIHFGTFPLSDEAQFAPPRNLAHARALHGLADEAFRTLAPGEAWSVP
- a CDS encoding LysE/ArgO family amino acid transporter; the protein is MNSYFTGLLTMASLIMALGAQNTYLLAQGLRREHHLAIAAFCLTCDVILVAAGVLGLAALIQHSPLLVDILRWGGAAFLLWYGAQALRRAWRPAAIDKLETTSPRSRRQALLAAAAVSLLNPHVYLDTVLLVGSLGSQQAAPLAYVFGAATASMLWFFGLALGAAWAAPYLARPGVWRLIDLLVALVMFAVAAQLLVST